The nucleotide window GATGTGGACAAAATATTGAATAGACATGTCTCAAAGTAatgtatacaaatggccaataagcacatgaaaagatgctccgtACCCAACTAAATTATAAGACATGGCCCAAGTGGCACTGTATAGTGTATATTTAAATTGAAGAAATGGACAATCTCCCCATTTCTGTAGAGGTCAGTCTGGGAACTCAGCCCACTGGGGGAGCCAAAGAAATGTGTTGGGCTTCACTACTTGAGAATTCTAGCATATCCCAGTGGTAGGGGCCTGAAAGGTGCAatacatggcagaaggggcagtAATGTCCAGTATACATGGCAGTATCAAGAGTGGGAATGAGAGGCTGGGCAGGCACAGCAGGAGGAGAACATAAAAGTGGTACCCACCTCATAGTTGCCTGGGTTTGTTTTTAAGTACAGATGAGAACTACTTTCTtaaccctcccaagtagctgaaatgAATCTCTTAGGGAGCTGGGATCCTGCACGGGCACATGAAGACAACACTCTGTCAAACATAGCTCACAGTCATTACCTTATTTGGCCCTCACAAGATCTTTGTGagattattatctttattttacagataagaaaagatataaaatttgtTCTTCTAGTTAAGTGGTCAAGTGTTACTTTGAAGTTCACATTTGCTTCTAAAATCTGTCAACAAATATTAAGTGCCCCGGTACTTTTAGAAATAAACTGGTAAGTGCTATTGGTTGCTCCTTTTTTgctataaaacttttattatttttagcaatGATAACGTgtgctcattttaaagatgtggaaaatacaaataagcaaaagaagaaaCATCATTCATGATCCCCCCACCAAGACTGTACTTTTTATCTTTCATCCTAAACAAGGTTTTAAGtgcatatatgtaatatacaaaTGTACTTTTACCTTTCAAAAATATGATATTCACATATTACTTAGTaaccttttttcattttatatcctaTCAGGAACCTcttttttacaaatgagtaaagcTCTTTTAGTAAAAGACAGAGTCTTGTAGATTGGttcaaaatacaataaacaatGAGATACAGATAACAAGAGATACATCTAAAACCACTAACAGCAACAGGTTAAAGGTATAAAGATGGACAAAGGCATATCaggaaaatgctaataaaaagaaagctatatGGTATTGTTAATATCAAATAAAGATCAAGGTAAACTACATTAAATAGGGGTAAGGATGGTTTCGATTAACCTTCCAACGCATCACTATAAGTTTGTTTCTTACTCTCCTTATCTCATCTATTTCATTCACTTCTCTAAACATATCTTCATTGCTTAAATGCCTGttgtgtatatcttctttaaattCCTGGAGAGATTGAATCAGCCTTTCTCTAAAAGttccttctgctttttcttcctcctctggctcttcctcctcctctggcttTTCCTCAGGCTTTGGCTCTTCCTCGAGCTTTGGTTCACTCtcattttctggttttccttcaattttttgaCAGGGTTTCATCTTGTGTCTGtctgcctctcttccttccttccctccttttctgcTATTCCCCTTTGAATGCAATTACTTCTAGGAAGCAAGAAGGAAACAGTAGGTCAAAGATTTGGTGAGTGGACAGGTGCTCTAGACAGAGGTAtcagcatttcctttttttgattGAGAGCTGTCATCAAATATCTACCACCTAAGAAGCCCAGTCAGCAATCAGGGCTATCCTGACCCCGCCCCTCTTGCCACCACTTTTCCACCTCCTCACCTCTCTCTAGTCCCTCTTTCCAGCCTTTTCCAAGGCCCTCCTTCccgcctccctgccctccccaaccaTTTCTCCCCCACAGGGCCTAACACTGAGACTTCCCTAGAACACACAAGGATGGCTGGaagggtggggaagagggagaggggaaaggggaaaaggaggaagagtagaaaaaaagggaggaaaagaaggggGCAAGAACAGTGGGGCCCGCAACCTTTCTCCCGCCCTCACCCGAGGAGTTTTTATAATGTTCCTCTCACCTACCTGGTACTGATCGGGTCAgtttcttcccctttttttttctaGCCTTGGGTCGCGCTAAGAGCACAAACCTGCAGACAAACGGGAAATGGGAGGGgacggtgggggtggggcgagCGCTTGGTTTGCTGACCAGCACCAGGGACTCAGGGTCTCGGTTATGGAAAGTTTCCCACCTTTTGTTTCCCCCGGTTCTCCCCTTCTCCACGGTGCGAGTTAGCTAGTCTTTCTCATCAGACAGGGAGTGGGAAAAGCAGATTACTTCCAAACTATCTCTAACACTGAGGCGCGGTTTGGGGGAGGATGGGTATCTGGAAAGCGGTCTTAGATGGCAGAGGACGATTACTTTTAAACTATTACAGAGGTCTTCTTGTCCTTCTTCCAGGACCCCTAGTCCCTTTCCCAAGGGCCATACATATCCTGCAGACCTAGAGGCGGGGGGGAGAGTCGGACTTGCCTGGCACTCCCTCAAGTCTTTGCCCTAAACCAACGCACACTAGCAATCTCCAGGCAACACCCACACTGACACCAACCTGCAAAATTTCCACAAGTTGACTCCTTCACCTTTCACTCTTCTCCAGGGCGGCCGCCTGCACCGCTAAAGGAAGCTGGTACCCAGACGGGAACAAGGACTAGACTAGCAGGACTTCTGCACACGTCGACTCCTGGTCACATGAGATCTACGTCACCAGTAAGCTCGAGTCCCCAATTTCCACTCCCACCAAAAGCGCGGCAGAAGTGAGCCcgccccctcttccctccccgtTCCTCACTCCTTATACATTTGGCCCTGTCAATCTTTTCTGTTGTTGCTTATCACACAGGGAAAAATGTTATTCGCAATTCTCTGATTACTAGGGAGGGGCTGCGTCTTTTTCTGGAGCTACTGAACTTTTCTACTCCTTCTGTCAAGAACTGTCTCTTGCAGTTTTCCGCTCCCAGGATAACTACCTCCTCCATCCTTCgtccctcctccagcctccatTTCATCTGCAATCTGGTCCTTCGCTGTTGAGGAGCGGGGGTGGGCCTGGTAgcgattgtaaaaaaaaaaaaagaggagcctGGAACATGAGTGAGATTTTTGAATGCAATTTTTACTTTACTCTTAatacttatatttttgttttatttaaaagtaagttctatcgctgttttttttttattttgttttttgacagagtctcaccctgttgcccgggctagagtgccatggcatcagcctagctcacagcaacctcaaactcctgggctcaagcaatcctcctgcctcagcctcccgagtagctgggactacaggcatgcaccactgtgcccggctaattttttctatatatttttagctgtccagatcatttctttctattttttagtagagacgggggtctcgctcttgctcaggctggtctcgaactcctgacctccagcaatcctcccgcctccacctcccagagtgctgggattacaggcgtgagccaccgcgcccagcccatttctatctttttatagtgagaaaagacaaagacaaatttACTTCAGTTacatgagttaatacatgtacagtgattagaatagtgcctggaatatagtaagtgCTTTAAATGTGCAAGCAATGGTTACAATTATATTAGgattttatttggggaaaaggattcaaaatgaagaaaagtaatttttgacTCCTGAGCCCTGGTGGTTGTGTTTCCAGGAAGCTGTGCTGCCTGAAGAATCATCACTTGATCAATTGTCAGGTGTACATTGTGAGCccaagtttcttcatctgaaagaaAGTAATAATAGCATACAACTCATAGAATTGATTGCTGGGAAGTCTAAAAGATAACACTGATGTAAAGCATTTGACTCACAGAAAGTCTTCAACAGATATTGGTTACATTTCAACCTCAACTCAGTCTTTGGTAAAAATCACAAATTTGCCATAAAAACTGCTTAGCTCTTAGAGGTAACAGTTGAAAAATTACAGGAGGagatgtaaatatgtatttttgttgtgtATAAGCTTTGGTGCCCCTTTGTGAAGGAGAATAAAGAGCTCAAAGAATcatatggaaggaaaaaaaagaacctcaCCACATGtcaatttatttgcttttctattatattattatatcttCTGGGAAGCATATGTATTTGAGCCCTAGAAAACCCAGCTATAATGGTTTGGGTCTGCTGGACAGAACACTGGTGTGAGAGACAGGAGCTGTTAGTCCCAGTGCCAGACTTAGAACTGACTGCATGACCCTCAGTAAGTTACTCTCCCTGTATTGGCCTTATGTCTAAAACAGGAGAGCACAGGCAAGCTCTCAGAACTTTAGAAAGAAGCATGAGATTAGTAAAACATTTGACTATATTGTCCCCAGGGAAGATTAAAACATCTTGAATGGCAGCTGCTTTTATCTAGCTTGACAGCAATGGTTCCAGAAATCATTAGAATGTCCTGAAAGGGGAAAGGTGCT belongs to Eulemur rufifrons isolate Redbay chromosome 30, OSU_ERuf_1, whole genome shotgun sequence and includes:
- the TCEAL9 gene encoding transcription elongation factor A protein-like 9 — its product is MKPCQKIEGKPENESEPKLEEEPKPEEKPEEEEEPEEEEKAEGTFRERLIQSLQEFKEDIHNRHLSNEDMFREVNEIDEIRRVRNKLIVMRWKVNRNHPYPYLM